A genomic region of Nymphaea colorata isolate Beijing-Zhang1983 chromosome 2, ASM883128v2, whole genome shotgun sequence contains the following coding sequences:
- the LOC116246632 gene encoding protein STICHEL-like 1 gives MERGRHSVDLPISRTLVALRRVRSLRDPTTNSMSRISAFTSNLDWETQSCNAGWNGVGKESHFDEGDRECRLRSVEALFEGDGRRRIDGAHQVGTSTAARISRNGSLRRQVDAESNASVSSHEGRRDDKVLVQENRLKYNKEFNVRSKKLEAKELKEILYSNNDTGSCSTALRSNLGSPCYSLDQEVCHSPSLSALENYPSDPRRLECNRMVNALDGLAEEVKHVSSQCSPLSECQSNGFEQRKVRMDYSKHVKPWGHSEEDFECEDELACCCSTRTMRFSNRFFPHLCRCGLPSNQVRCSRRKSSKLYKSNNINFHKASMSDNSSPSVPLLRSTGEDIRHLRAECINGCFCRHENLAFEDADDRCSVQHSEGTRASTYQNQETSLCSVDDAKCLSQKFRPKSFDDLVGQNLVVQSLKNAVLKGKVAPFYLFEGPHGTGKTSTARVFSTALNCLSTEDLRPCGFCLECIAFLSGQSVDIKEIDFGRAKHMFMLKSLVKHATIHSPATSRYSIFILNECHLLQGELWASLLKCMEKLPRYVVFIFITADPDKLPRAALSRCQRYHFSKIKPKEILSRLCRLCVQENMDFDKSALEYVAGKSNGSLQDAEAMLEQLTLLGQRITVPLVLELTGVISDDELFDLLDMALSADTCNTVRRARELMRSRVDPMALVSQLANLIMDILAGWRQWRISGISRKFFKSHSLTEVELQRLRHSLKILSEAEKQLRMSKNQTTWLTVALLQFGNMEPSLPLNLDNPWASQGSPELRDDNFSCASFPVDSSRNSLVHVMDIHEPYWLELQNDKSGTLDAVWRKTLANLQSRTLKDFLEREGQLSSLCIDKGLGIAELQFRHPEQVLRAEKSQKHIKNSLRGVLGCDMEVRINLIPVSYPESSVEVQQSYRSKPGNKGPSANENYLNSPLSHQQPKTSRRKHKSKLSEVNVCHFFPCMRKQDSKNMQEVALHPKEIYSPDNLGRNAAVEDAAKNQKIGNGDAASVCVLENACLKQVKHRDFQYQALATPKIHKSCFPVVIRFRRRLHASDNVQTVDLKTNVHEELEHSDPREASFKAYICTDDSCVSSSNPCSQSTFNNKFNNQDKSSKCSRTAFKFHCWKAPKFCIKKIWKKRRQRQWKSRLIRWVLHCTAED, from the exons ATGGAAAGAGGCCGCCATTCTGTTGATTTGCCGATTTCCAGAACCCTTGTTGCTCTTAGAAGGGTTAGGTCCTTGAGGGATCCCACCACCAATTCCATGAGCAGAATTTCTGCCTTCACCAGCAATTTGGATTGGGAAACCCAGTCTTGCAATGCCGGTTGGAATGGTGTAGGGAAGGAATCCCATTTTGATGAAGGGGACAGAGAATGCAGGTTGCGATCTGTAGAGGCATTGTTTGAAGGTGATGGTAGGAGGAGGATTGATGGTGCCCATCAAGTTGGCACTTCTACTGCTGCTAGAATTAGCAGAAATGGCAGTCTTCGGAGGCAGGTTGATGCTGAATCCAACGCTTCTGTGTCGAGTCACGAAGGAAGACGTGATGACAAGGTATTAGTGCAGGAAAACAGGCTTAAATACAACAAGGAATTTAATGTCAGGAGCAAGAAGTTGGAAGCCAAAGAGCTGAAAGAAATCCTGTATTCCAATAATGATACAGGATCTTGTTCGACTGCTCTTCGTTCCAATTTGGGTTCACCTTGCTATTCGCTGGATCAAGAGGTTTGTCATTCGCCTTCCTTATCTGCATTGGAGAACTATCCAAGTGATCCAAGAAGGTTGGAATGCAATAGGATGGTCAATGCGTTGGATGGACTAGCAGAAGAGGTGAAGCATGTGAGCAGCCAGTGTTCGCCTCTATCTGAGTGTCAAAGCAATGGCTTTGAACAACGCAAAGTCAGGATGGATTACAGCAAGCATGTCAAGCCATGGGGACACAGCGAGGAGGATTTTGAATGTGAAGATGAACTTGCTTGTTGTTGTTCAACAAGAACCATGAGATTTAGCAATAGATTCTTTCCCCATCTTTGCAGATGTGGCTTGCCATCCAATCAGGTCCGGTGCTCTAGAAGAAAGTCATCCAAGCTATATAAGAGCAACAACATCAATTTTCACAAGGCATCCATGTCAGACAACTCAAGCCCCTCTGTTCCTTTGTTAAGAAGTACAGGAGAGGATATCCGGCATTTGAGAGCAGAATGTATAAATGGGTGCTTCTGCCGGCATGAAAATTTGGCCTTTGAGGATGCTGATGATCGCTGTAGTGTACAACATTCAGAGGGTACCAGAGCGTCGACATATCAGAACCAAGAAACAAGTTTGTGTTCTGTTGATGATGCaaaatgtttaagccaaaaGTTCCGGCCAAAGAGTTTTGACGATCTCGTAGGCCAAAATCTTGTCGTTCAATCTCTCAAGAATGCTGTCTTGAAAGGCAAGGTAGCGCCCTTTTATCTTTTCGAAGGTCCTCATGGTACGGGTAAAACATCGACTGCTAGAGTGTTCTCCACGGCTTTGAACTGTCTTTCTACAGAGGATCTCAGACCATGTGGATTCTGCTTGGAGTGCATTGCATTCTTATCTGGGCAGAGTGTAGATATCAAAGAGATCGACTTTGGTAGGGCCAAACATATGTTTATGTTAAAGTCACTTGTAAAACATGCCACAATTCATTCACCTGCTACATCTCGGTATAGCATATTTATCTTAAATGAGTGCCACTTACTTCAGGGGGAGCTATGGGCTTCTCTTTTGAAGTGCATGGAGAAACTCCCTAGATATGTCGTCTTCATATTTATCACAGCTGACCCTGATAAGCTGCCCCGTGCTGCCTTATCTCGATGCCAGAGGTATCATTTTTCCAAGATAAAGCCGAAGGAGATTTTAAGCAGGCTGTGTAGACTTTGTGTTCAAGAAAATATGGATTTTGATAAGTCTGCATTGGAGTACGTAGCTGGTAAATCCAACGGTTCTCTTCAAGACGCGGAAGCCATGCTTGAGCAGCTGACTTTGCTGGGTCAAAGGATCACCGTACCTTTAGTGCTTGAGCTG ACGGGAGTAATATCAGATGACGAGCTGTTCGATTTGCTGGACATGGCCTTATCAGCAGATACATGCAACACAGTGCGAAGGGCTAGGGAGCTTATGAGATCTAGAGTTGATCCCATGGCCTTGGTTTCACAATTGGCGAATCTTATTATGGACATTCTGGCGGGCTGGCGCCAATGGAGAATCTCTGGAATCAGTAGAAAGTTTTTCAAGAGCCATAGCT TAACTGAGGTTGAGTTACAAAGACTGCGTCATTCGCTAAAAATACTTTCTGAAGCAGAAAAGCAGCTGAGGATGTCAAAGAACCAAACTACATGGCTGACTGTAGCACTATTGCAGTTTGGTAATATGGAGCCTTCTTTACCTCTAAACCTTGATAATCCATGGGCATCCCAGGGCTCACCTGAATTGAGAG ACGATAACTTCTCGTGTGCATCCTTTCCTGTTGATAGCTCAAGGAACTCGCTTGTTCATGTAATGGATATTCATGAACCATATTGGCTTGAGTTGCAGAATGATAAGTCTGGCACATTAGATGCTGTCTGGAGAAAAACGCTTGCAAACCTACAGTCTAGAACTCTAAAAGACTTTCTAGAAAGGGAAGGCCAATTGTCATCCCTTTGTATTGATAAAG GTCTTGGAATAGCTGAATTGCAATTCCGTCATCCTGAACAAGTATTGAGGGCTGAAAAGTCACAGAAGCATATTAAAAATTCTCTTAGGGGAGTGTTGGGTTGTGATATGGAAGTCAGAATTAATCTCATCCCAGTGTCTTACCCAGAATCCAGTGTGGAAGTTCAGCAGTCATATCGAAGTAAACCAGGAAATAAAGGCCCCAGTGCCAATGAGAACTATCTAAATTCTCCTCTCTCACATCAGCAACCAAAAACTAGTAGAAGGAAACACAAAAGCAAACTTTCTGAGGTTAATGTTTGCCATTTCTTTCCATGTATGCGGAAACAAGATTCAAAAAACATGCAAGAGGTAGCCCTTCACCCAAAAGAAATATACTCTCCCGATAATCTCGGCAGAAATGCTGCAGTTGAGGATGCTGCCAAGAACCAGAAGATAGGTAATGGTGATGCAGCAAGTGTGTGTGTTCTtgaaaatgcatgcttgaagcAAGTTAAACATCGTGACTTCCAATATCAGGCCCTTGCCACACCCAAAATCCACAAGAGCTGCTTCCCTGTGGTCATCAGATTCCGAAGAAGGCTGCATGCATCTGATAATGTCCAAACCGTGGATTTGAAGACCAATGTTCATGAAGAGCTTGAACATTCTGATCCAAGGGAGGCATCCTTTAAGGCCTATATTTGCACAGATGACTCATGTGTCTCCTCTTCAAATCCATGTTCCCAATCTACCTTCAACAACAAATTCAATAACCAGGACAA GTCAAGCAAATGTTCAAGAACTGCGTTTAAGTTTCACTGTTGGAAAGCTCCAAAGTTCTGCATTAAGAAG ATCTGGAAGAAAAGAAGGCAGCGGCAATGGAAATCCAGATTGATCAGGTGGGTCCTACATTGTACAGCTGAGGATTAG